Proteins encoded within one genomic window of candidate division WOR-3 bacterium:
- a CDS encoding DUF1295 domain-containing protein, translating to MIHINGLRNTDIFNIFVWCWIGFSIVIFLSLLKITAPYGRHARKGWGPLLSNKIGWILMEIPSLLIPVLYFFKYRAYLSRNPRIIFATLWIMHYFYRSLLFPFKLHSKKDIPLSIVAMGFFFNTVNSLINMISITHIKKYSPIWVGDPRFIIGVILFITGFLLHYTSDSKLINLRRNGENGYKIPEGGIFNFVSSPNYLGEILEWTGWAIATWSLAGLSFALWTFANLAPRALANHKWYKENFPTYPENRKALIPYIL from the coding sequence ATGATACATATAAATGGTTTAAGGAACACGGATATCTTTAACATCTTTGTGTGGTGCTGGATTGGTTTTTCCATTGTTATCTTCCTCTCGTTGCTCAAGATCACAGCACCTTACGGGAGGCATGCAAGGAAGGGCTGGGGTCCTCTCCTCTCAAACAAAATTGGTTGGATTCTTATGGAAATTCCTTCCTTGTTGATACCCGTCTTATATTTCTTTAAATATCGAGCCTACCTAAGCCGAAATCCCCGGATTATCTTTGCTACATTATGGATCATGCACTATTTTTATCGGTCTCTTCTTTTTCCCTTTAAATTGCACTCAAAAAAGGATATCCCGCTTTCTATCGTCGCAATGGGATTTTTCTTTAATACTGTAAATAGCCTCATCAATATGATTTCCATTACCCATATCAAAAAATACAGCCCAATCTGGGTGGGAGATCCCCGCTTTATCATCGGCGTGATCTTATTTATAACGGGTTTCCTTCTTCACTACACCTCTGACTCAAAGTTGATAAACCTTAGAAGAAACGGCGAAAATGGGTATAAAATTCCTGAAGGGGGGATTTTTAATTTCGTATCCTCTCCCAACTACCTCGGAGAAATTTTAGAATGGACTGGGTGGGCAATCGCTACCTGGAGTTTGGCGGGACTATCCTTTGCATTATGGACCTTTGCAAACCTTGCACCAAGGGCATTAGCAAACCACAAATGGTACAAAGAGAATTTTCCCACATATCCTGAAAATAGAAAGGCACTCATTCCTTACATCCTTTAG
- a CDS encoding NAD-dependent epimerase/dehydratase family protein produces MSKLAVVTGASGHLGANIVRNLLEKGYRVRAVVKSDTRGVANLPCEVVKADLLNKNELLNAFKGAFAVIHSAAHISITSFDKELVWETNVVGTKNVIEAVKANNVERLIYIGSIHAFRDEGRPVNENSPLVDGTGSIYDISKAEGIKLVQDAITEGLNAVILCPTALIGPYDYKPSLMGRFLISLSKKRVPALVEGGFDWVDPRDVAEAVSKALTNGDGIYILSGIYLEVSRLSELWCEISKVRCPKVVFPLKWAQIGASILLPLSKIFKFRPLFTPEALKALSWKSPISREKAEKDLNYKPRPIVETLNDTYKWFKEHGYL; encoded by the coding sequence ATTAGTAAATTAGCGGTTGTTACTGGTGCATCAGGACACCTTGGCGCAAATATTGTGCGTAACCTTCTTGAAAAGGGATATAGAGTAAGAGCTGTAGTTAAAAGTGATACAAGAGGCGTCGCAAATCTTCCCTGCGAAGTCGTAAAAGCAGATTTACTGAATAAAAACGAGCTCCTAAACGCTTTTAAGGGTGCTTTTGCTGTTATCCACTCCGCTGCCCATATCAGTATAACAAGTTTCGATAAAGAATTGGTATGGGAAACAAATGTAGTTGGGACAAAGAATGTTATCGAGGCAGTGAAAGCGAATAACGTTGAAAGGCTTATATATATTGGATCCATTCACGCCTTCAGGGATGAAGGTAGACCTGTCAATGAAAATTCTCCTTTAGTCGACGGTACAGGTTCAATCTATGACATTTCAAAAGCAGAAGGGATAAAGCTCGTACAGGATGCGATAACAGAGGGGCTAAACGCAGTTATCTTGTGTCCTACAGCCCTCATTGGACCTTACGATTACAAACCCTCCTTAATGGGCCGGTTTCTCATTTCCCTTTCTAAGAAACGAGTTCCTGCCTTAGTTGAAGGGGGCTTTGACTGGGTGGATCCCAGGGATGTTGCAGAGGCGGTGTCAAAGGCGCTTACAAATGGAGACGGCATTTATATCTTGTCAGGAATATACTTAGAAGTTTCAAGACTCTCTGAACTCTGGTGTGAAATATCAAAGGTAAGGTGTCCTAAAGTGGTTTTCCCATTAAAATGGGCACAAATTGGGGCAAGTATTCTTTTGCCATTAAGTAAGATATTCAAATTTCGACCTTTATTTACTCCCGAGGCCTTGAAAGCCTTAAGCTGGAAAAGTCCAATATCTCGGGAAAAAGCAGAAAAAGATTTAAATTACAAACCAAGACCAATCGTGGAGACTTTAAATGATACATATAAATGGTTTAAGGAACACGGATATCTTTAA
- a CDS encoding hemerythrin family protein — MKIEFTDEPLTHVPERDNQHRRLVELVNKISELLKAGDTKSAMEVLAKELKDYVDTHFEAEEKFMESIGFPKLESHKKIHEAFRKQVYEYVESLKEGDIDAFNEALSVTWSWLFNHIGTVDKDYGIFAKEKGLI, encoded by the coding sequence ATGAAGATTGAATTTACAGATGAACCCTTAACTCACGTGCCAGAAAGGGATAATCAGCATAGAAGGTTGGTAGAATTGGTCAACAAAATATCTGAGCTCTTGAAGGCTGGCGATACCAAGAGCGCAATGGAAGTTCTCGCAAAAGAATTGAAGGATTATGTGGATACCCATTTTGAGGCAGAAGAGAAATTTATGGAAAGTATAGGGTTTCCAAAGTTAGAGTCCCATAAAAAAATACACGAAGCCTTTAGGAAGCAAGTTTATGAGTATGTGGAATCGTTGAAAGAGGGCGACATTGATGCCTTTAATGAAGCCCTCTCCGTCACATGGTCCTGGTTATTCAACCATATTGGCACCGTCGATAAAGATTATGGGATATTTGCTAAGGAAAAAGGGCTAATATAA
- a CDS encoding RluA family pseudouridine synthase — protein sequence MEKVFERVVSDKMEGTRLDIYLVVSGIGLSRSQVIKLIKEGQVLVNNQPQKPSYKVKANDHIFAKFTVQEKLPVIAEDLPIPVIYEDEDIIVINKPKGMVVHPARGNVTGTLVNALVAKYKELPKIDDKTRPGIVHRLDKDTTGLLVVAKSEKALRSLARQMEEKTAKRIYWAIVWGKIVGPEGTIDAPIGRHTVDRTRMAVTFFNSRSAITHYKVLENFGNLATLLEISLETGRTHQIRVHMEYIGHPVVGDEVYSGRDVRKIFRVVPSELNEFVAKVLDIMDRQALHAKKLSFYHPGKGMNVEFEVDIPEDFHKLLEYLRSVKDKLEASIKKQ from the coding sequence ATGGAGAAGGTTTTCGAGAGGGTTGTTTCAGATAAGATGGAGGGTACACGCCTCGACATTTATCTTGTGGTGAGTGGAATTGGACTATCCCGCTCTCAGGTGATTAAACTCATAAAAGAAGGACAGGTACTCGTCAACAACCAACCTCAAAAACCAAGCTATAAGGTAAAGGCAAACGATCACATTTTTGCAAAATTTACCGTACAGGAAAAACTCCCGGTGATTGCGGAGGACCTCCCAATTCCTGTAATTTACGAGGATGAAGATATTATCGTTATAAATAAACCAAAGGGAATGGTGGTTCACCCAGCAAGGGGCAATGTGACCGGGACCCTCGTTAATGCCCTTGTCGCAAAGTATAAGGAATTGCCAAAAATTGACGACAAAACGCGCCCGGGGATAGTGCACAGACTCGACAAAGATACTACAGGCCTCCTTGTCGTCGCAAAGAGCGAAAAAGCATTGAGAAGTTTGGCAAGGCAAATGGAAGAAAAGACGGCAAAAAGAATTTACTGGGCTATTGTTTGGGGCAAAATTGTTGGACCTGAAGGAACCATAGATGCACCTATTGGAAGGCACACAGTGGATAGAACGAGAATGGCTGTGACCTTTTTCAACTCCAGAAGTGCCATAACTCACTACAAAGTTTTAGAAAATTTTGGAAACCTGGCTACTTTACTCGAAATTTCTTTAGAAACAGGAAGAACCCATCAGATTAGGGTTCATATGGAATACATCGGTCATCCTGTTGTGGGTGATGAAGTCTATTCGGGAAGGGACGTAAGAAAAATCTTCCGTGTCGTACCTTCAGAACTCAACGAGTTTGTCGCAAAAGTTCTGGACATAATGGACAGACAGGCCCTCCACGCAAAAAAGCTCTCCTTTTATCATCCCGGTAAGGGTATGAACGTGGAGTTCGAAGTTGACATTCCCGAGGACTTTCATAAACTTCTTGAATACTTGAGAAGCGTGAAGGATAAGTTAGAAGCATCGATTAAGAAGCAATGA
- the murA gene encoding UDP-N-acetylglucosamine 1-carboxyvinyltransferase: protein MKYFKVYGPAYLEGEVQVQGAKNAVLPIMSAIMLHDQPVLLKNVPRVQDVFTMIELLKLLGAKVEWKGNNELQVDPTTINSYTAPYEIVSKMRASIYVLGPLLVKFGRAEVSFPGGCAFGPRPVDFHIKGLSLLGAELTIERGYIKATMKKPNPCEIPLDFKSVGTTIHLMTTAAMMEGETTILNSAQEPEVVATAEFLAKSGVKIEGAGTDVIKIKGTKKLKPVPEYEIIPDRIEAGTYLVAGFMTGGKVKVTGCIPEHLEPVILKLKEAGALINRGKDFLEVEKRTKEISSLHIETQPFPGFPTDMQPQFMSMLTVAKGTSIIKEGIYPNRFAHAFELQRLGANIKVVEPTAFIEGVNKLTGAEVTGNDLRGAAALVLAGLIAEGETTVFGIEHLERGYENFREKLISLGAKIEVS, encoded by the coding sequence ATGAAATATTTTAAAGTGTACGGACCTGCTTACCTTGAAGGTGAAGTGCAAGTTCAAGGAGCAAAAAACGCCGTTCTTCCAATAATGTCAGCTATAATGTTGCACGACCAACCAGTCCTTTTAAAGAATGTACCGAGGGTTCAAGATGTTTTCACAATGATTGAGCTTTTAAAACTTCTGGGGGCAAAGGTAGAATGGAAAGGTAACAACGAACTTCAAGTTGACCCAACAACAATCAACAGTTACACCGCTCCTTATGAAATTGTAAGTAAAATGAGGGCATCTATTTATGTTCTCGGTCCACTCCTTGTTAAATTTGGAAGGGCTGAGGTCTCTTTCCCTGGGGGATGCGCTTTTGGTCCAAGACCTGTAGACTTTCACATCAAGGGATTATCCCTTCTGGGTGCAGAACTTACCATTGAACGGGGGTATATAAAAGCAACGATGAAGAAGCCAAACCCATGCGAAATCCCGCTGGATTTTAAATCTGTTGGAACCACAATCCACCTCATGACAACCGCTGCCATGATGGAAGGAGAAACTACAATCCTCAACTCTGCTCAGGAACCTGAAGTGGTTGCAACCGCAGAATTTCTCGCTAAGTCAGGAGTGAAAATCGAAGGGGCTGGAACCGATGTTATCAAAATAAAAGGGACTAAAAAGCTAAAACCTGTCCCAGAATATGAAATTATACCAGACCGGATTGAGGCAGGAACCTATCTCGTTGCTGGGTTTATGACAGGGGGAAAGGTAAAAGTGACAGGCTGTATTCCCGAACATTTAGAGCCCGTCATTCTAAAACTAAAAGAAGCGGGGGCTTTAATAAACAGAGGCAAAGATTTTTTGGAAGTAGAAAAAAGAACTAAGGAAATTTCAAGTCTTCATATTGAAACTCAACCTTTCCCTGGATTTCCAACAGATATGCAACCTCAGTTTATGAGTATGCTCACAGTTGCAAAGGGAACCAGCATAATCAAAGAAGGCATTTACCCAAACCGATTTGCCCACGCCTTTGAATTGCAGAGGCTTGGTGCGAACATAAAAGTGGTAGAACCAACAGCCTTCATCGAAGGTGTGAATAAGCTCACAGGCGCTGAAGTCACAGGAAACGACCTTAGAGGTGCTGCGGCTTTAGTTCTTGCAGGCCTTATTGCCGAAGGAGAAACGACGGTTTTTGGAATCGAGCACTTGGAGAGGGGGTATGAAAATTTCAGAGAAAAGCTGATTTCTCTCGGTGCAAAGATAGAAGTAAGCTGA
- a CDS encoding GTPase, which produces MPANLPPQYFEAEKEYRNAKTIEEKIHALKKMLAIMPKHKGTDKLQAEIRAKISKLQEELENQKKGKKSGAHWYIKKEGAGQVLLLGLPNSGKTTLVNTLCNTNFETADYPFTTQQPHAGMMDFEDIKIQLIDTPPIKDDNDYKIFELVRNADLLAIVLSLDSDPINDFNFIQEKLSERNITLKGSGAGDYELFGPVTKRAVLILNKLDLTKDAQYLKDLENHFKGKFGLIAFPLSALYGTGTEELKQEIFKELEIIRVYTKEPGKPPVLADPLILKKGSTVLDAAREIHKDFEQKLKYAKVWGSTKFEGQRVERDYKLQDKDIVEFHI; this is translated from the coding sequence ATGCCTGCGAATTTGCCGCCACAATACTTTGAAGCTGAAAAGGAATATAGGAATGCAAAAACTATTGAGGAGAAGATCCATGCACTAAAAAAGATGCTCGCAATAATGCCAAAGCATAAAGGTACCGACAAACTTCAAGCAGAAATCAGGGCAAAAATCTCAAAACTCCAGGAAGAACTGGAAAACCAGAAAAAAGGGAAAAAGTCAGGTGCCCATTGGTACATAAAAAAGGAGGGAGCTGGTCAAGTATTGCTTTTAGGACTTCCCAATTCTGGAAAAACCACCCTTGTGAACACCTTATGTAATACTAATTTTGAAACCGCTGATTATCCTTTCACAACGCAGCAACCACACGCAGGAATGATGGACTTCGAAGACATTAAAATACAGCTCATAGATACACCACCTATTAAGGACGATAATGATTACAAAATTTTTGAGCTTGTAAGAAATGCCGATCTTCTTGCAATCGTCCTAAGCCTTGACAGCGACCCAATTAATGACTTTAATTTTATTCAAGAAAAACTTTCAGAAAGAAACATAACCCTAAAGGGTTCAGGCGCAGGAGATTATGAACTTTTTGGGCCCGTGACAAAACGGGCAGTATTGATTTTAAACAAGCTTGATCTTACTAAGGATGCACAATATCTAAAAGATCTTGAAAACCATTTCAAGGGAAAATTTGGATTGATTGCCTTCCCCCTCTCAGCACTCTACGGCACGGGGACCGAAGAATTGAAACAAGAGATCTTCAAGGAACTGGAAATAATAAGGGTTTATACAAAGGAGCCTGGAAAACCACCGGTCCTCGCAGACCCGCTAATTTTAAAGAAGGGAAGCACAGTTCTTGATGCGGCAAGGGAAATTCATAAGGATTTTGAACAAAAGTTGAAATATGCTAAGGTTTGGGGTTCAACGAAATTTGAAGGTCAAAGAGTAGAAAGAGACTACAAGCTCCAGGATAAGGACATCGTCGAATTTCATATTTAA
- a CDS encoding putative immunity protein — MKLNRKISIPEEMRELVAKADKQILARWASECAERVLHYYEELYPNDRRPHLALKYFKDYLNGKIKFKEFRKLILETHRIARETENLPARFAVRAVAQAVSVGHVKEHALGAAWYAAKAVFFKSRGDFQKVKEEIKWQLDRLKILLRETPEEKS, encoded by the coding sequence ATGAAATTAAATCGTAAAATATCTATACCCGAAGAAATGAGGGAATTGGTAGCTAAAGCAGATAAGCAAATCCTTGCCCGATGGGCATCTGAGTGTGCAGAAAGGGTGCTTCATTACTATGAAGAACTCTATCCCAATGATAGACGCCCTCACTTAGCGTTAAAATATTTCAAGGACTACTTGAACGGTAAAATAAAATTCAAGGAATTTCGAAAATTAATTCTTGAAACTCACAGAATTGCGAGAGAAACAGAGAATCTACCTGCACGTTTCGCAGTAAGGGCGGTTGCACAGGCAGTCTCTGTTGGACATGTAAAAGAACACGCCCTTGGCGCAGCATGGTATGCTGCAAAGGCGGTATTTTTTAAAAGCCGGGGGGACTTCCAGAAAGTCAAAGAAGAAATCAAATGGCAACTGGATAGACTCAAAATCCTCCTTAGAGAAACCCCTGAGGAGAAATCTTGA
- a CDS encoding bifunctional enoyl-CoA hydratase/phosphate acetyltransferase, which translates to MFKTFEDVIALAKSKGRKRIAVVEGASEEIVEGLKLAKDLAVPILIGDDEKIRKFAETHGISGYEAIPSTSPVESAFKACELVKKGEADFIMKGKIDTPTFLRALLDKEKGIRTDKIFSHITLLEIPNYHKLVFLTDAGMNIRPDLKMKISILQNAIDVMKTMGYNEIKVAFLASLETLHEDMPETIEFAAISKLQDRSFFKGVKVYLDGPMGFDIAVSKRAAELKGVTSVVSGDADLWMVPDVASGNILAKALIYIAKAKAGGLIYGAKVPVVLLSRADEPELKYYSIAFAVAACG; encoded by the coding sequence ATGTTTAAAACCTTTGAGGATGTTATTGCACTTGCAAAGAGTAAAGGTAGAAAGAGGATAGCAGTGGTTGAGGGCGCTTCAGAGGAAATTGTTGAGGGGCTTAAACTGGCAAAAGACCTTGCCGTCCCCATTTTAATAGGTGATGATGAGAAGATAAGGAAATTTGCTGAAACTCACGGCATCTCAGGTTACGAAGCAATTCCTTCAACCTCACCCGTTGAATCCGCCTTTAAAGCCTGTGAACTTGTAAAAAAGGGTGAAGCGGACTTTATTATGAAAGGGAAAATTGACACACCTACCTTTCTGCGAGCTCTCTTAGATAAGGAAAAGGGGATTAGAACAGACAAAATATTTTCCCATATAACCCTTCTCGAAATTCCCAATTATCACAAACTGGTTTTCTTAACCGATGCAGGGATGAATATAAGGCCTGACCTGAAGATGAAGATAAGCATTCTTCAAAATGCAATAGATGTAATGAAGACCATGGGTTATAATGAGATAAAGGTAGCCTTTTTAGCATCCCTTGAAACCCTTCATGAGGATATGCCAGAAACTATTGAGTTTGCTGCCATTTCAAAACTTCAGGATAGGAGTTTCTTCAAAGGAGTTAAAGTGTATCTTGATGGTCCAATGGGGTTTGACATTGCTGTTTCAAAGAGGGCAGCGGAACTCAAGGGTGTAACTTCAGTCGTCAGTGGGGATGCTGATCTATGGATGGTCCCCGATGTGGCGTCAGGGAACATTTTAGCTAAAGCTTTAATATACATTGCTAAGGCAAAGGCCGGCGGACTCATTTATGGTGCAAAAGTTCCCGTGGTTTTACTCTCCCGGGCTGATGAGCCCGAATTGAAATATTATTCCATAGCCTTTGCTGTAGCAGCCTGTGGATAA
- a CDS encoding biotin--[acetyl-CoA-carboxylase] ligase, which translates to MDKYYIKICDSTNDTAKFFIDSGVKIPFVVISEEQTKGRGQQGRKWISQKGGLYSSFVLEKIDSKKALTLGAVASYRTLVKFLPVKVRFPNDLLVGRKKIAGVLVEQTSGATIIGIGINVNQQEFPEAIKEVATSLFLETGLLYSLQEIADILINEIEGLQNLDYERIFQEYYKLVSLRGRCFLHFKGGREVVCEIKDFDKDLNLFTTAGNFNFGEVVWIEWVQ; encoded by the coding sequence GTGGATAAATATTACATAAAAATTTGCGATTCGACTAATGATACGGCGAAGTTTTTTATTGATAGTGGTGTAAAGATTCCTTTTGTAGTTATATCCGAGGAGCAGACAAAAGGCAGGGGACAACAAGGTAGGAAGTGGATTTCTCAGAAAGGGGGGCTTTACTCCTCCTTTGTATTAGAAAAAATCGATTCGAAAAAGGCTTTAACTCTTGGAGCAGTGGCCTCTTACAGAACTCTCGTGAAATTTTTGCCAGTGAAGGTGAGATTTCCTAATGACTTACTGGTGGGGAGGAAAAAAATCGCCGGCGTACTTGTGGAACAAACGAGTGGGGCAACCATAATCGGAATAGGTATTAATGTAAATCAACAGGAGTTTCCTGAGGCGATTAAAGAAGTTGCTACAAGTTTATTTCTTGAGACGGGTCTTCTATATTCTTTACAAGAAATTGCAGATATACTAATTAATGAAATTGAAGGACTTCAGAATTTGGATTATGAGAGGATATTTCAGGAATACTATAAACTTGTGTCATTAAGAGGAAGATGTTTTTTGCATTTCAAAGGTGGCCGAGAGGTAGTATGTGAGATTAAGGACTTTGACAAGGACTTAAATTTATTTACAACGGCGGGTAATTTTAATTTTGGTGAGGTTGTGTGGATAGAATGGGTGCAGTAA
- a CDS encoding type III pantothenate kinase, whose amino-acid sequence MGAVICVDVGNINIHTGLFLNGRLAEAFDDLPRPEDLSNAEAIVYSSVSTKNFKKLSQRLKEVQYKGRILHLSSSTQNLLKIHYKNPSQLGDDRLALAYYIWRRYGEGLGIDAGTFINIEWVKDNTHFPISIFPGLKLIISNYKKGTRLKDYPSLIMYELKKMRQFRSKGRAEDALRVLPESSIDCIVKGIVDALKGLVDSALRVTGEERVIFTGGDGEILSDLLNIGKYERHAVLCGLYYFFEVSESSSKF is encoded by the coding sequence ATGGGTGCAGTAATCTGCGTAGACGTTGGGAACATCAACATTCACACGGGGTTATTCCTTAATGGAAGACTCGCTGAAGCTTTTGATGATTTACCCCGCCCTGAAGATCTGAGTAATGCCGAAGCTATCGTTTATAGTTCCGTTTCTACGAAAAATTTTAAAAAGTTGAGCCAGAGGCTTAAAGAAGTTCAATACAAGGGAAGGATTTTGCATTTATCTTCCTCCACGCAAAATCTTCTAAAGATACACTACAAAAATCCCTCTCAACTGGGTGACGATAGACTGGCTTTGGCTTATTATATCTGGAGAAGGTATGGAGAGGGTCTTGGAATTGATGCAGGAACTTTTATAAATATAGAGTGGGTAAAGGATAATACCCACTTTCCTATTTCAATATTTCCCGGTTTGAAACTAATTATCTCTAATTACAAAAAGGGCACGAGATTGAAAGATTACCCTTCTTTGATCATGTACGAGCTTAAAAAGATGAGGCAATTTCGAAGTAAGGGGAGGGCAGAGGATGCTCTACGAGTTCTTCCTGAATCTTCGATAGATTGTATAGTTAAAGGAATTGTCGATGCTTTAAAGGGTCTTGTAGATAGCGCTCTTAGGGTAACAGGTGAGGAAAGGGTGATTTTCACCGGCGGAGATGGGGAAATTTTAAGTGACCTTTTAAATATCGGAAAGTATGAGAGGCATGCGGTTTTATGTGGACTTTACTATTTTTTTGAAGTTTCTGAGAGTTCTTCTAAATTTTGA
- the hflX gene encoding GTPase HflX: protein MYSTSEKKPEKALLVGVCTSSQERWRELDRLEELQKLAEAAGATVFEKILQIRPSFDPAYLIGKGKAYEIQNICEQFGIDVVIFDQDLSPSQVRNLEQIIKCKIIDRTELILDIFAQHAETLEAKIQVELAQLLYRLPRLTGKGIDLSRLGGGIGTRGPGEKKLEVDRRKIKDRINHLQKELAEIEKTRELHYRRRKEIFKVTLVGYTNSGKSSIMNLLTKSNLPVEDKPFSTLDATTRIMYQDVLPKPVVVSDTVGFIEDIPHHLIASFKATLGVAREADLLVHVIDITNEPVEKKIQTVESVLADIGCGDKPTIKVFNKIDLIIEKKVIERLRSNYPDALFISAKLKIGIDELKKEIIRKFQNLEELSETSKK from the coding sequence ATGTATTCAACTTCTGAAAAAAAGCCAGAAAAAGCCCTTCTCGTCGGCGTTTGTACTTCTTCGCAAGAACGGTGGCGCGAATTAGACCGGCTCGAAGAACTTCAAAAACTCGCAGAAGCAGCAGGAGCAACGGTTTTTGAAAAAATTTTACAGATAAGACCCTCTTTTGACCCTGCCTATCTCATAGGAAAAGGCAAGGCTTATGAAATTCAGAACATCTGTGAGCAATTTGGGATTGATGTGGTAATTTTCGACCAAGACTTATCACCTTCCCAAGTAAGAAATTTAGAGCAAATAATCAAATGCAAGATAATCGATCGGACTGAATTAATTTTAGATATCTTCGCCCAACATGCTGAGACATTGGAAGCAAAGATACAGGTGGAGCTGGCTCAATTGCTTTACCGATTGCCGAGACTAACGGGAAAAGGCATTGACCTTTCAAGGCTTGGAGGAGGTATCGGAACAAGAGGACCTGGTGAAAAAAAACTCGAAGTCGATAGGAGAAAGATCAAAGATAGAATAAACCACTTACAAAAAGAACTCGCAGAAATTGAAAAAACAAGGGAACTTCACTATCGCAGAAGAAAAGAGATTTTTAAAGTGACCCTGGTAGGATATACTAATTCCGGAAAATCTTCTATTATGAACCTACTGACAAAGTCTAACCTTCCTGTTGAAGACAAACCTTTCTCAACCCTTGATGCGACCACAAGGATTATGTACCAGGATGTCTTGCCCAAACCCGTCGTTGTTTCAGACACCGTTGGATTTATTGAAGACATTCCGCATCATCTTATAGCATCTTTCAAGGCTACCTTAGGAGTGGCAAGGGAAGCCGACCTCCTGGTCCATGTAATTGATATTACTAACGAGCCGGTAGAAAAGAAGATACAAACTGTTGAATCCGTTCTTGCTGATATTGGATGCGGAGACAAACCCACTATTAAAGTTTTCAACAAAATAGATCTAATTATCGAGAAGAAGGTCATAGAAAGGTTGCGTTCAAATTATCCTGACGCCCTTTTTATTTCAGCAAAATTAAAAATCGGCATCGACGAGCTAAAAAAGGAAATAATTAGAAAGTTTCAAAATTTAGAAGAACTCTCAGAAACTTCAAAAAAATAG